The DNA segment ATTATCGACGCTCGCCGCAACGCGAAAGACTTACAACTCGGCAAGAAGATTCCGACGGTGCGTCAGCAAGTGATTGATGCTTACAATTCAAGTTTCCCGTACATGCTCATCACACCAGGGCTCATTATGCTTGTATTCGTTGTTGTGCTACCGCTTGCATTCATGCTAGCGCTTGCGTTCGCAGATTACAGTTTGTACAACGCCCCACCTCGTAAATTATTAAACTGGGTTGGATTTGAGAACTTCACCAAGCTCTTTACAGAAGATATTTGGCGCGAGTCCTTTGTGAACGTATTTAGTTGGACAATCATTTGGACATTTGTCGCTACAACACTCCAAATTGCTCTAGGGTTGTTCTTAGCCATTCTCGTAAACGACAAGCGTATTAAATTTAAGCGGACCATTCGTACGGTACTCATCTTGCCATGGGCGGTCCCTGCATTTGTGACCATCTTGATCTTCGCTGCGATGTTCAACGATACGTTTGGTGCCATTAACAACGACATTTTAAGTCAATTTGGCGTTGCCATCCCATGGCTCACCGATGCAACATGGACACGAGTGGCCTTAATTCTTATTCAAACGTGGCTTGGATTTCCCTTCTTATTTGCTTTATTTACAGGGGTCCTTCAAAGCATACCAAGCGATATGTATGAGGCTGCGGATGTGGATGGTGGAAGTCGTCTACAGAAATTCCGCTTCATCACGTTCCCTCACATCATGTTCGCTACAGCACCGTTGTTGATCATGCAATACGCACAGAACTTTAACAACTTCAACATCATTTACTTATTCAATGAAGGCGGACCTGCTGTACGAGGGCAGAACGCTGGAGGGTCAGACATATTAATTTCTTGGGTGTACAAGCAAACGTTTGAGTACAACCAGTACAGTATGGCTGCAGCGATCACCATTATTATGGGACTAATTGTTTCAATCTTTGCCTTCTTCCAATTCAGAAGAACGGCTGCTTATAAAGAGGAGGGTGAAATGTAATGCATGCGAAAACGAAATCGAGACTTGAGGTTGCTCTCATCTACGCCTTCTTACTTGTCATGTTTGTGGTGATTGCGTACCCACTCATCTGGACTGTTGGGATGTCACTGAACCCTGGTACAAATATGTATTCGACTTCTATGATTCCTGAAGTTGTGACGTTTGAGCACTATAGATGGTTGTTTACAGACCCTGACAGTGATTATCTTATTTGGTATAAGAATAGTTTGTTTGTCGCCGTTATAAACTCAGTTGCATCTGTCCTGCTGACGTCGCTTGTAGCTTATGCCTTCTCCCGCTACAAATTCGTTGGGCGTAAGAACGGTCTGTACGCGTTCTTACTTCTTCAGATGTTCCCTGTACTTATGGGGATGGTTGCTCTCTATATCCTCCTAAATATCATTGGTCTTCTTGATAACCTTTGGGGATTGATTCTCATTTATATCGGCGGGCAAATCCCGTTTAACGCATGGCTCGTGAAAGGTTTCTTTGACACGATTCCTAGAGAACTTGATGAAGCTGCTCGACTAGATGGCGCTGGTCACTTTCAAGTATTCTTCCAAATTAT comes from the Pontibacillus halophilus JSM 076056 = DSM 19796 genome and includes:
- a CDS encoding carbohydrate ABC transporter permease, with the translated sequence MPEVVPSTSPNKEKQHNVVLATVLSILFAGLGQLYNRRFLKGIVFIVVEAAFLITLANFVVNGVWGAITLGETPREDHSIILLIEGIIAFIVIGFALTAYIFNIIDARRNAKDLQLGKKIPTVRQQVIDAYNSSFPYMLITPGLIMLVFVVVLPLAFMLALAFADYSLYNAPPRKLLNWVGFENFTKLFTEDIWRESFVNVFSWTIIWTFVATTLQIALGLFLAILVNDKRIKFKRTIRTVLILPWAVPAFVTILIFAAMFNDTFGAINNDILSQFGVAIPWLTDATWTRVALILIQTWLGFPFLFALFTGVLQSIPSDMYEAADVDGGSRLQKFRFITFPHIMFATAPLLIMQYAQNFNNFNIIYLFNEGGPAVRGQNAGGSDILISWVYKQTFEYNQYSMAAAITIIMGLIVSIFAFFQFRRTAAYKEEGEM
- a CDS encoding sugar ABC transporter permease; this encodes MHAKTKSRLEVALIYAFLLVMFVVIAYPLIWTVGMSLNPGTNMYSTSMIPEVVTFEHYRWLFTDPDSDYLIWYKNSLFVAVINSVASVLLTSLVAYAFSRYKFVGRKNGLYAFLLLQMFPVLMGMVALYILLNIIGLLDNLWGLILIYIGGQIPFNAWLVKGFFDTIPRELDEAARLDGAGHFQVFFQIMLPLAKPILAVVALFNFMAPFVDFLLPRIVLTSSENFTLALGLFNFINNEFANNFTRFAAGSILIAVPIALVFLLLQRYLISGLTTGATKG